The proteins below are encoded in one region of Lactuca sativa cultivar Salinas chromosome 3, Lsat_Salinas_v11, whole genome shotgun sequence:
- the LOC111889175 gene encoding AAA-ATPase At3g50940, giving the protein MAEPRLRGLSFPAMATPLSLLLAYAPQYAPSVMLLLTMYNLVPTQILKYVVNAVRFYWKPKSSKLTLLFDQRDGVSPNQMFDAAEAFLCTRMKPDSNCLRITKTVKEDHINVKFAKWEAIQDSFEGISLAWRYVIVPPQEKSNGGETPEKKYIELKFDKEYKDKIINSYLPWILEKAKEIENQKNVVKLHNLQFERSGYNRTEKESVKLDHPSTFDTLAMDPTMKKTIMEDLDLFLRRKDFYRKVGKAWKRGYLLYGPPGTGKSSLIAAMANYLKFDIYDLQLNSVGSDSSLKKLMLSTSNRSIIVIEDIDCSIQVHDRKGTIPSKYIHDKPKHSPQFSLCGLLNFIDGLWSCCGDERIIIFTTNHKERLDPALLRPGRMDVHIHMSYLTIDGFKTLAANYLNIHDTHLRFTEIEELINGTNVTPAEVAEELMKSDDQEIVLEGVVNFLKRKKTEEDTAKEQSDGGNDEVPEAKKAKVIS; this is encoded by the exons ATGGCGGAACCGAGGCTTCGTGGTCTAAGTTTTCCGGCGATGGCGACACCGTTATCGCTGCTGTTAGCGTATGCCCCACAATACGCCCCCTCAGTCATGCTCTTGCTCACAATGTACAACCTCGTTCCAACACAAATCCTAAAATACGTCGTCAACGCCGTCCGATTCTACTGGAAACCTAAATCTTCAAAACTCACTCTCCTCTTCGACCAGAGAGACGGCGTTTCTCCAAACCAGATGTTCGATGCCGCCGAAGCCTTCCTCTGTACCAGAATGAAACCGGATTCCAACTGTCTCAG AATAACCAAAACTGTCAAAGAAGATCACATCAATGTTAAGTTTGCAAAATGGGAGGCGATACAAGATTCGTTTGAGGGAATCTCACTTGCATGGAGGTACGTCATCGTGCCACCACAAGAAAAGTCTAACGGCGGTGAAACCCCGGAGAAGAAATACATCGAACTGAAATTTGACAAAGAATATAAAGACAAAATAATAAATTCTTACTTACCATGGATACTTGAAAAAgctaaagaaattgaaaaccagaAGAATGTCGTGAAGCTCCATAACCTACAATTCGAACGCAGCGGTTATAATAGAACAGAAAAGGAATCGGTAAAACTAGACCATCCATCGACGTTTGATACATTAGCTATGGATCCAACGATGAAAAAGACGATAATGGAGGATTTGGATTTGTTTTTAAGGAGAAAGGATTTTTACAGGAAAGTAGGGAAGGCATGGAAGAGAGGGTATCTACTGTATGGTCCACCGGGGACTGGGAAATCAAGCTTGATTGCTGCCATGGCGAACTACCTTAAGTTTGATATTTATGATCTACAGTTGAACAGTGTTGGGAGTGATTCGAGTTTGAAGAAACTGATGTTAAGCACATCGAATCGTTCCATTATTGTGATCGAAGATATTGATTGTAGCATACAAGTGCATGATCGGAAGGGAACTATTCCTTCAAAATATATCCACGATAAACCTAAACATTCTCCCCAG TTTTCTTTATGTGGGCTTTTAAACTTCATAGATGGGTTATGGTCGTGTTGTGGGGATGAACGTATCATAATCTTTACAACAAACCACAAAGAAAGACTCGATCCTGCATTGCTTCGACCAGGAAGGATGGATGTGCATATTCATATGTCGTATTTGACCATTGATGGGTTCAAAACCCTAGCTGCTAACTATCTCAACATTCATGACACACATTTGAGGTTTACTGAAATTGAAGAATTAATCAATGGCACCAATGTTACACCAGCGGAGGTGGCGGAGGAACTCATGAAGTCCGACGATCAGGAGATTGTGTTGGAGGGAGTTGTGAACTTTTTGAAACGGAAGAAGACGGAGGAGGATACAGCTAAAGAGCAAAGTGATGGTGGTAATGATGAAGTTCCAGAAGCGAAAAAGGCAAAAGTTATCTCATAA